CTAGTTATTGGTCTCTCCATAAATTCGGAAAATCTTCCCTCTCTCAGCCTCGCGGATCTTTTCAGTTCGACGTCCTCCATCGGCAGTCACGTTCCCtaatgttctctctctctctgtctctctctctctctctctgtgtttgtgtttgtctgtgtctctgtctgtctgtctgtctctcagCTGATCCATGTTGCGATCGTCTGTGCCGGACATAACAGTAGCAGAGACGTGGTGACCCTGGTGAAATCCATACTCTTTCACAGGTAAAGTACAGGGGGGGAGACGCCGGGGGTTAAAATAATTGCTGATGTATTAAAACTTTTAAGATTCCAGAGCCgtgtaaataagtaaatatgttaattaagtagaattatattaaaaagaacGCCTTAATGGGCAGCTGACGTGTTTCGCATACACTGACCCATCTCCTGTTACTCCATGAATACGGTATTTAGGGTACCTGGGTACCCCGAGCTCTCCCTCTTTGGCAGGAGCAGCTTCACAAAGGGGCAGGGCTATCCAGACATTGGGTGGAACTAGGTGCAcacaggggtggggctagccatagATGGCTTTACATGGGCTGGGAGTAGGTGTGGTCAAAAAATACCCTCCTGCCCAGAGAGAGGAGGGGTGACCTGGAGACCCCAGAGAAGCCGCATTTCactcggagactccaggtcaatcCCAGAGAGTTCCCGGGGGATGTGAAGGGCTTTAGGACTCCGTCTCCCATAGTCCTTCATGCTGTGTAATGTCAGCAGTAACAATAGAATAAAGTTGGATTGCATTTGCTTTAAACAAGgaataaaagatatattaatataatacattttgttgagtttcggttttttttaatggtcatAGCATTTCATTCATCTTGATCTGAGGAGTAGGGTTGGGCTGTTGGTGGCCCGTTGGATGTGTTATTAAGTCACATTTACTGGTGAGGACATGTTGTGTGCCGGTTTAACACATTGCCGTCCCTTTGCAGGAGAAACCCGCTGCATCTCCACCTGATCGCCGACGCCGTGGCTTTGAATGTTCTGGGAAACCTTTTTAAGACGTGGATGGTGCCGTCCTTGAAGATCAGCTTCTATAACGCCAGCGCACTTAAAGTAAATATCAGATTATGGAGCACAACCAGCTTTGTGTTAAATGTTGCCTGTATTTTTGGCGGGGGTCACAGAGGAAAAAGGAATAAAGGATATAAATAATTTTCAGATTCTTCTTAAGAATTCAGTACTAACTGGaaaaattatcatttttgaATCATGATTGAATGTCTCAGCCTCCTGAACCATCTTTTGATGTCTCATTCTAGCCAGAGGTTTCTTGGATCCCCAACAAACACTACTCAGGAATTTATGGGTTAATGAAGCTGACCCTCACTAAAGCGCTACCGTCTGACCTCTCCAAGGTCATTGTGCTGGACACTGACATTACCTTCGCTACCGACATTGCTGAGCTGTGGGCCATCTTCCGAAAATTCACAGGTACCTTGTTTTAGGCAGCAAGGCGCGTAATTATGTTTTCCATCTTTGTCGTTCTTCCCTCACCGTGTCCGTCTTTTGGTTTTATCTCCGTTAGGCGACCAGGTTCTCGGTTTGGTGGAGAATCAGAGCGACTGGTATTTGGGCAACCTCTGGAAGAACCACAAACCATGGCCAGCCCTGGGTCGTGGTTTTAATACAGGTGAGCACTAATGGACTACCCCCTTTCCAGGTCTACCTGTGGCTCCAACAGAGATGTCATCTCCTGCTCTACAGACCCTCAGCTGTACGCCTGGGCAACACCACAGGGCTGAAAACCTAGTAATACCTTCATTTCTCCATCAGGGGTCATCCTACTGCTCCTTGACAGGCTGCGTCTGATTGGCTGGGAGGAGATGTGGCGTCTGACAGCTGAGCGAGAACTGATGAACATGTTGAGTACCTCCTTAGCTGACCAGGTGATAACGGCGAGGAAGTTTTACGCTTGTCTAAGTTCTGTTTTTTAAGTCCCATATCAAGCtttcccctccccccctttctctGTCTCTTAGGACATATTTAATGCGGTTATAAAGAGCTCCCCCACCCTGGTGTATCAGCTCCCCTGCTACTGGAACGTTCAGTTGTCCGACCACACGCGGTCCGAGCAATGTTACAGCGAGCTGGCCGATCTCAAGGTACGGCGCCCGTCCAGAAGGGAAATCAATGCAACCATTTAAATAGTCTAGGGTtggttttattacttttttttttaatagggctGTATAAATGTTGATAACGAGAATGTGTTCCTTCTCCTGACTTGGCCCCGTTTGACCCTGACCACTGTttgatttgtaaatatttttctgcttttattcTCTGCCCGTTGCCCAGGTGATCCACTGGAATTCTCCCCACAAACTGCGGGTCAAAAACAAACACGTCGAGCTTTTCCGAACCCTGTACCTGACCTTTTTAGAGTACGACGGGAGCCTCCTACGTAGGGAGCTGATTGGCTGTCCGACTGATGCTGTACAGCAAGATGAGGTGTGATTCTATTCGGAATGTTCTATCTCCGTGTtatagtgtgtgcgtgtgtatgtttgtgtgtgtgtttgtgtgtgtgtgcgtgtgtaggGTATTATAAGGGACACGTTTATTGTGTTTCCTATTGGTTCCTTGGGTCAgattataatattttgtttctgaacCGATTCCATAGACATCGGCCTGGCGATTtccagatataaaatatataaatgttactgtTTGCCATTGTAGAGTAAAATGTCAGCTTAAATGGGACAGAATAGTACGTAATGGCGTTGGTTATGAAGACACTAAATTGGATTAAAAAACTGGGTTAAAAAGAGGGTTAATATCTAGTTAGTTAGTCAGGACCCTGCAatcgtttatttttttgtgatctgATCTGTTTTCTATTAAACTGgcatccaaaaaaaaactttaactcTGTTCCCTTCTGCTGCTGTTGCAGGCAGCTTTGGCGCAATTAAACGAGGAAGACCCCTGCTATGACTTCCGTCGGGAAAGCGTGGCGTCTCACCGCGTTCACCTCTCCTTCCTCCCCCACCAGACAACACCGGCAGATGCCTATGATGTCACGCTGGTGGCCCAGCTGTCTATGGATAGGTAAAGACGGGCTTGGAAGTCGTAGAATTGAAGGTGGAAACAACAGATTTAGATACTCGAGGTACCTCGAGGTGAAGGTTTGGTGATATCTGGCATGTAATCCAACGCTCCTTTCTTATAGACTGCAGATGCTGGAGCTGATCTGCCGGCACTGGGAAGGTCCCATGAGTTTGGCTCTATACCTGTCCGACGCCGAGGCGCAGCAGTTCCTGCGCTACGCTCAAGCCTCAGAGGTGCTGCAGTCCCGGACCAACATCGGTTATCACGTAGTGTACAAGGAGGGCCAGCTTTACCCGGTCAACCTCTTGAGAAACGTGGCGCTGAAGAACGCGCAGACCCCCTACGTCTTTTTGTCAGACATAGACTTCCTGCCCATGTATGGCCTTTATGAGTACCTGAGGTGAGTGGGCACCTTGTCTACTAAACCTTTACATCCTCgtccaggccaccttcttcttcttccttatCACGAATATCAACATGGACTTTATCTCCAAACATACCTTCTCGAGAAAGTCTCCTTGGGCCACCTGATCTTCTCTTAATCCCATTTGCGGTCGCTCTTCACTCACTCTTGCACCTTCTATCCGTAGGAAATCCATAGCGGAGCAGGATACGGGCAACGCTCAAAAGGCGCTTATAGTTCCTGCCTTTGAAACCCTACGTTACCGTTTATCTTTTCCAAAATCTAAAGCGGAGCTGCTGTCCATGCTTGATATGGGGGCGCTCTACACCTTCAGGTGAGATGGGTTTATGGTTACCTTTTTATACTTCTGTGTCAAAACATATCTTCCTGTCTCAAATTCTATCTATATTTACATCCTTTTGCACCTTTTCAGATGACATTCTGTTAGATAATTATTGTTCTGTGGCTTCTTCTAGGTATCACGTGTGGGAGAAAGGACACGCGCCCACCAACTATGCAAAGTGGAGGACAGCGACGACTCCCTACCGCGTAGACTGGGCTCCAGACTTTGAACCGTACGTGGTGGTCAGCCGGGATTGTCCGCAATACGACCAGCGGTTCCTAGGCTTCGGCTGGAACAAAGTATCCCATATCATGGAGCTGGATGCAAAGGTATTCCAGATCGGCCGCTGCGGATCACCGTAAAGTCGGTACGGAGGAGTCTTCTCTGTAATAACCGCCCTGCGCTCTCTTCCCAGGAATACGAACTCGTGGTTCTGCCCAACGCGTTTATCATCCACATGCCTCACGCCCCCAGCTTTGACATCTCGAAGTTTCGATCGAGCGAAAACTACCGTCTGTGCGTCCAGACCCTTAAAGAGGAGTTCCACCAAGACCTGTCCCGACGCTACGGATCCGCGGCCTTGAAATACCTCGCGGCGGAACGAAGCAGGTGACCTCAGACCGATGAAGCCGATCGTTCCGTACCCCGAGAGAGAAAAGAACTTTGGTCGTTCAAACATTGCTTGTAACGTGAAGGCCGCGGAGAGGCTCAGAGAACGCTTTGGCGCTTCTGCCTTCGGATCAAAGCGAATGACCTTAAGAAATCTTTCTTTCTTATCGAGGGAAACCAAAGCGACCAAATCTTCAGAATGTCTTGCTTTAcgctttttattcttttagggGAACTTCTGACAATCGAGATTTTTAGTCACAATCACTGGACGGGACtcttcccattttttttcatgCCTCTTTTTAGAGatctatatttaaattatttaatatcaaTAATGAAGCAATCAGGACCGGATTCCTGCTTAATTCTATTTTCTTACAGCGCGATGCCATCCTTTTTGTACCagactttttatacatattgtatatattttctgcaGTTTTATCTATTTTGGGGCATTTCTTTACGGTATAGACTATCCCATGTCATGGTGCTTACTCGGTAATGTATAGAGCAGGGATGTTAATCTGCTGCTTTGAGGATTTAGGGGTTGCCACGGTTTTCTATTGAACCCTGCTTcgtaaccctttcagtgccaaagGCAGTTGCAGTGTAGGGggagctgctgattggctcatGTGTTCCGTGGACCATCTagcccccagcccccccccccccccaacgcaGGTCTTGCAAGTTTAAACTGCACACCCAAGACTCTCGTTAAAGAAGAAAGCCTTTCATGTACGGTTAAACGCTAAGTCTTCCTCTTGCCGAGTAGCAGTCCGCTAACATGCAGGAATCGGTGagtgtgatgtcacaattaaccgtaaaattaaccaaaaattacaaaatcctTAACACATTctccttaaaaataaaagaaaaaaagctggtGAGCATTTTGGGTTTATGACTCCCATTATCCTCAGGCAGAAAGAGGCTGATGGGATTTATATTCCTGAAATGGGGCTGCACCAAacagcaaaaagtttcacaCACCTGTGGATGTGTATTGTATACTTTGCTCGTTTATAatggaatttaaccctttcctgtgtGTGCCTTCCCGTTGTGTACGGTCACCTTTGGGTCTGATCTACGTCTGGTTTTTCCCCTTTATCCAATTAtggcaaatatacaaaaatttcCCCAGCCTTACCTGCGCTGAAGGTGTCCCGATCTCAGCATTCAAAGGGTTTATTTTAAACGGAGTAAATCCCCAGTTTATTCACAAAGATGCGGTTATTATAAATGAATTAACGGCAGGCTGTGAAGGTGACGGTTTCGCTTTTTATAACCTAACTTTAGTTTTGAACACCGTTTATATTTATTGGAGGCTTATGCCAAAAActgtattaaataaattgtatttttatttagcgTTGGTTGTACATTTTGTGAATCTCCACTTTTTACATGTACTGCAAATCTCTGGAGTGGCATCCGCCGACCAGCGGGGTTTCCAACTGAAAACACATTTGGCAGATTATAACACATTTTCTATCTGttgatttatgtgattttaAGACTTAGTCCTATACGGAATAGCACACATCCTAAACCTCCCAGATAGGCTTTCAttttagtttactgagagggtggtagatgtagaacagcctcccagcagaagtagtttTCACTTTCGGGCCGATTCTGCGTCTGCGTTTTGAATGATTGGAAATGCTATGGGGTGTGAATTACACTCATGGAGTAGTCCACGGTCACACAAACTAAACGGGGCTAAATACGGTAATCTGCATTTATCTGTAATtcactcccctcccccccattATCCTCAAAGGAATGTGACCTTTAAATGTTAAGtcacttttttgtgtgtttctgtcCCATTTTAAAGTCAGGAACATTTAACCCAACATAAtacaggtttgttttttttgtaataactcagaaaaaaagtatatataaaaagccaAGTTTTCATTctggtttatttaacaaaaatgttaaaataaatagatacaaaTTGATCAGACGCTCTGTGTCACCCCTCCCCCGCCCACCCCATTCCCCATCATGTCCCTAAACTCTAAGCACAGTTTTACCAAAACTGAAAACACAGACTTCCAAttttacagagagagagaaggcaGAATATTTGCAATTCACTACCGCTgggcctggaaaaaaaatatataatgtattaaaaaaacaaaaacaaaacccagtACAATAGATAAGTTACGCCTCTCGAGTCCATACGAAAACTTAAttatacaattttgtttttctatagaAAAAAGGTATGTTACAATAATTGTATGATATTGACATttgacagattttttttgttttttttttaaccctaaaATGCAGCACAAGAGACGTGAGTATTCCCTCACAGAGCTGAGTGTGAGTGGATGTACACCAGAGACTATCTGGAAgttttcagtatttttatctATTGCTCCTAGGCTGAGAACGCAGGCCTACTGACGTGTAAACAGAGGGGGCAAAAGAGAGGTTAGCGGGTACAGGTGGGGTAACACGGGGTAGTACGGGGTTAATCCGTACCCTGGCTTTGTAGAGAGCAAACTTCCTCACCCAGGCTGTGCCCATGCGCAGCAAGAAATTAAAGACCAGAGCAAGAGTTGCCTTCTTGCCCTCACTAACACTGCGTGTACAAATAGTTAATCTAGGAAGGTCACACTTTGAGTCACATGATTGCAGAAAATAGATAAATTGTGCATTTATCTAGCGCCGCTGCCCCCCCTCCGgggaattttaaccccttcacagcaAAGCCTCTACCTGTATGGGCTCACAAcatcattaatgggtttaaggacgatctgttgtccttaaggggttaagaattgGGTTAAATAACTTTTGGGGGTACCGCCGGTGATAGGGGGGCagacataataaaaatgcaCGTTTCCATTATCACATTGTATACGGGTTCATATCTTACGACTTAAAAGGCGGACTTTTAAAAGGATCTGTGTTCACAGGTTTGGTAAATATTAGCGTATAGGCCATGTGATTTAAAACAAATCTTACCTAAAGGAAAATCCCTCGTAAAATAACCTTTAAGATTCATCCTAGTTTGCGCATGCGCTGCCAATTTCTTTTTACCTGCTATCACAGCCGAGGAGGCTAAACAGTAGGAGCCcactgaaaataaaatgatatgatCGAGCGGGTGTTCATTTCTGCCCCGAGTCCCCTGGGTGGGGTGGATACAGAGATCGGGTACAAAGCAGTAATTGGGATAATAGTAGCCCTCAAAACTTGTCTGGCACTGAATGTGTTACACATTTGATTAACTCTTACAATGCCAAGCAGGCATGCAAATAACCACTGCAAACCCTTAAAAGAAGACCGGGGTCCAATCTGATTTGCAAGAGACAGCTGCTCACT
The nucleotide sequence above comes from Spea bombifrons isolate aSpeBom1 chromosome 10, aSpeBom1.2.pri, whole genome shotgun sequence. Encoded proteins:
- the LARGE2 gene encoding xylosyl- and glucuronyltransferase LARGE2, with product MLLLCRSKTKLLVATLTLLSFVTLVFLLAGDAEYGQSPKPIGPHFLPRSSSHQELEVHLREAVEENRRLRLQLAELWNEDARDERETPKDNGTRCEQRSLTEKCELIHVAIVCAGHNSSRDVVTLVKSILFHRRNPLHLHLIADAVALNVLGNLFKTWMVPSLKISFYNASALKPEVSWIPNKHYSGIYGLMKLTLTKALPSDLSKVIVLDTDITFATDIAELWAIFRKFTGDQVLGLVENQSDWYLGNLWKNHKPWPALGRGFNTGVILLLLDRLRLIGWEEMWRLTAERELMNMLSTSLADQDIFNAVIKSSPTLVYQLPCYWNVQLSDHTRSEQCYSELADLKVIHWNSPHKLRVKNKHVELFRTLYLTFLEYDGSLLRRELIGCPTDAVQQDEAALAQLNEEDPCYDFRRESVASHRVHLSFLPHQTTPADAYDVTLVAQLSMDRLQMLELICRHWEGPMSLALYLSDAEAQQFLRYAQASEVLQSRTNIGYHVVYKEGQLYPVNLLRNVALKNAQTPYVFLSDIDFLPMYGLYEYLRKSIAEQDTGNAQKALIVPAFETLRYRLSFPKSKAELLSMLDMGALYTFRYHVWEKGHAPTNYAKWRTATTPYRVDWAPDFEPYVVVSRDCPQYDQRFLGFGWNKVSHIMELDAKEYELVVLPNAFIIHMPHAPSFDISKFRSSENYRLCVQTLKEEFHQDLSRRYGSAALKYLAAERSR